The Antechinus flavipes isolate AdamAnt ecotype Samford, QLD, Australia chromosome 5, AdamAnt_v2, whole genome shotgun sequence DNA segment ctgaatctgatttttcttgtgcaacaagagaactgtacagatatgtacacatattatatttaacatatactttaacatgtttaacatgtatgagattgcctgccatctaggggagggggtggagggagggaagggaaaagttggaacagaagtgagtgcaaagtccaatgttgtaaaattatccatgcatatattctgtcaataaaaagctataataataataaaaaaatttttttaaaactactatgtgcaaaacactcttttaaaaaaagtgaccTTAAGTCACAGTTTGTTAGAAGCATGGCCAGGATTCCAACCAAAATACAAATCTAGTGTGCTTTCTATCACTACAAAAAATTCAGTTAGAAATTAAGTAAACCTTTGATTTAGTAGTGTCTCTATTGtctctgtatctcaaagagatcataaaagagaggaaaggactgcatgtgcaaaaatgtttgtagcatccctttttgttgtggtaaaaaattggaaattgagtgaatgcttattaattgggtaatggctaaacaagttatgatatatgaatgtaatggaatattattgttccataagaaattatgaacaggctgatttcagaaaagcctggaaagacttacatgaactgatgctgagtgaattgagcagaacattatacacagtaacagcaagattttgtgatgatcaactatgatgaacttggctcttttcaacaattaggtgattcaaggcaattccaatagacttgtgatggaaagtgccatctgcatccagagagagaattatggagattgaatgtgaatcaaaggataatattttcttctttgttgttgtttgttttgttttctttctcatgtttttcccattttatctgaattttcttgtgcagcattacaaatatggaaatatgtttaaaagaattgcatgttttatcagattgcttgctgtcttgaggagagaggaagaaagggagaaaaaattggaacctagttgaagactatctttgcatgtatttggaaaaattagatATAGTCAGAAGTAATACCTTAAAGAAGGCAATTAAAGCAattagtttaatttaattaacaaagccattttaattagttaataaaacattaatctcattttaggattgggggttggagggaggaagagatctTAATGGCATTTAGTAACAAGCTATTTCTCTGGGTTGGAACAGTTTAACCACACACAAGGCAGGGagggaagatggagaaaaatgagCACAGAAATGACAAACATTGAGAAGGAAAGGAattgagaattaaatgaatagCAAGTCAATGTATTATGCAAATAACCTCTTCTCCTTTGGATCCCAAGCAGATTCCCAAAGGAGACAGGGAGGTTTAGGGGGAAATGttgccccattttacaaatgaaaataattaaaggtCACTAATGATTCAGCCAGCTGATGCTGAACCCTGGGGAACTGGCCCAGCCCTCTTGTCACatgttggggggagggagtggatTATCTGATGTCACAGCCGGTGGGAAACTTGGTCACCTTCTCATACGACTAGGCTGTGAACCTAAGGCGGTGTAGAGGaagcagagacaaaaaaaagggggaaagagaagtagGCCAGgtaagaagggggaagaaaaagtaaACTCTAGATTTGGGGTTAAAGTATATCAGAAGTACCGATCATGCCAGAGGGAAAGCTACACTTCTTTGTGagattttgagaaatatttaaacTTTTCATAAGTCAAGTAATGGCTCCCTCATGATCTACTAGAGAATAAAAGTTGTATTAAGATTTCTCAGCTCAAGAAATCATATTCTGAGAGAATCTAGAACCCCTGTTTCCATATGTTCTatcttagtctctctctctctctccctctccctctcttcctcttcctctccatctccctctctccctttctctctctctctctctctctctctctctctctctctctctctctctgtcttttttcctcccctctgtctctgtctctctgttcccctctgtctctgtctctctgattctgtgtgtgtgtatttgggggtctatttttctgtttctaaaattCAAAGGCAGCAcaggaaacaagcattttaaGTCTAAAATGATACTGAAAAACTTCAACATCTGTGTATCTTTAACTCagtcattttctctttgtctcctgGTGTCTGCTTTTATATCTCCCTATGTTTGACCTCTGATCTTatccagagttctctctctctctctccccagtcTGGCTGTCGGAACCAGGATCAATGACTCTTCAACACTGGATACAATTGGCCCTGAAAGACACATAAGGGAAGAAGTAACAGCTAAGGTTGCTCCTATGATTTCCTGTCCCTGTTAGTTACTCAGTCCTGGACCCAACCCTCTGACCACATCCTCCTCACCTCAAGCATATATTTCTCTGACATACACACTACCCACCTGGACTTGGGCTTAGAAGTTCTCTATCATGAACCTCTCACTAAATTCCATCAGTCCTGTTGTACTCTAAGAACTAATGTATTGTACTTTGATTCCAGCATTAGAGAACATAACATCTGCCTCCTCCCCTCCACAGGTGACCAGGGGCTTCTAATTGCCATGTTCTCTGGCAAATGGTGGCCAGGGACCAGGGACACCCTGGGGGTGGGGACCCAGGGCCCATCCCGGGGAGCCCATCTCTACATCTTATATGACTTCTCCTACATGGGAGCAGACGGCCAGCGAGTGTCTCTGGCTGAAGGTGACCGGTTTCTCCTGCTTCGGAAGACCAACTCAGACTGGTGGTTGGTGAGGCCTCTGGGAGCACCTCGAACCACCAGACCCCTTTTTGTCCCTGCTGCATATGTGGCTGAGGAGACTGCACTTATTCGGAGGGCCTCTGAATCTTCTACTAGCCAATTCCCCTGTACCCTTAGTAAGTGAAACCTTTGTCTTCTCCCCCACTCTTCAATGATCCCCACTCTTGATCCATCTTGTCAGCTCCCCTGTTTCTTACCATACCCTAATTATTAATGAGTAATTCTTACTTCAACTGGCTTTTCAGGAGTTTTTAGCAAATGATCCCCATATGTCTAATAATCTATAATCATAATCTCTAACAGCTTCAAGTTTTTTCCAGGCATCTGGGGcatttcaaatcctatttcaagTCTACCTATCCTCATTTCACTTCCCCACCATGTTCCCTCTCTATCTTCCATCTTTCCATTACCCATCTCCCACGAAGACTCCCAGAAAAATGAGACCACCTGAAATTTGGGAGATTAAGCATCTGTTTCCCCTGTCCCATTCTCTCACCAGAACCAAGTCGTTTTCACTCGTCCTTGGGAGAATTGTCCATGCCTCAGTCATTCCAGCATAAACCCCCAAGCCTGTCCTGGCAGCCTCCTCTTCCAGCAAGAATACAAAGGAGTCTTAGTGCCACTGGACTGAGTCCTGGCCCACCACAATCCCCCTCGGGCAGCCTGGCGGGGCAGTCGGGCTCTCAAGAAGACCTGAGATCTAGGAACGGAGCTAACCCAGTGAgaaatttccccctttccccacaGTCCTTGGCCCAGAAAGCTCCTTGCCTTCTCTGTGCAGTTCTGAAAAGAACAACTGGGGATTCCCTTGCTACAATCCACTCACCCCGAAGCCTCAGGCCACTGGAATTCTCTGACCTCCTATTACAGTCTCGGACTCTCGGGATGGAGAATGTCCCCTCTCTAGATCCCGAAGTTAGGGGCCTCTGTTTAAGCCTCTTCTACAAAGAGAGCAGGAGGCGTGTGGGGGTGGAGCCCTAAACTCCTCCccgccccaccccaccccccaagcaGGCGGCATGTTCCCCTTTCCTTTAGCCTTGGGGTTAGGGTTGTGTGTTGGGGGGGAAGTTGGCAACAGGAAGCCAGTAGGAGTAAAGTTAAGGGGAGGGGAGCAAAAGGACTAGAACGGCTGAGGGCAAGTCTCCCCGCACCTGGGGCACCCCAAGCAGAAGCTGGTGGTAAGAATGGAGGGATCTGGGGATTGGAAGTGGGAAATGATCTCCCTAGCCCGGGGCAAGGAGGAAAGGGCTATCGGGCGGTGGAGAAGAAGCAAAGTTAAGGAGTTTGGATTAGCATCCTATGACCGCCTCTCCTCctgcttctccccctccccctttcccagaAGTCGGGACCCTGGTCCCCCATGTCCGAGCCCCCTCTGTACTGTAACCTGGTGGACCTGCGCCGCTGCTCCCAGACACCACCCCCAGGCCCCACTCGGCCCCCACTACAACGACTGGATTGCTGGGAACAGCATCTGGACTTCGACTCTGGTCGCTGTTTCTACGTTCACTCACTGACTGGACAGGCGTCCTGGAAGCCTCCGCGAAGAGCTCGGGAAAAGGTGAGACCTTTCATCTGAGAAAATGAAAGGCCTTCCTCTTTGGAGTTTACAACTACCCTTTCTCTCGCTCCGGACACCTCACTCATCTCCGCCCCTCCCCCTTCCAGAGGTGAAATTTTCCCTCGAAGGGATTTCCTCATCCTTCCAAATTGCGGGATGGAGGGTCTGTGGGAGACCTTTTAAATAAAGGGATTCTAAAGATTTATTATCTCATTGTCCCCTTTAACTACCTGGGGAAACCTGTGGGCCTCTTTCTCAGAATCACGTTTTCGAATGCATAAAAGGGaagcaaattatattataaaccatacaacaaaaaaggtatcaaaattagaaaaaaaaataacaccacAAGTTCCTGGGGCACAGACAGGTTAAGAACCTCTCTTTAAAGTGAAGAAATTGGGAAGGTTGTTTTGCAAAGTCATTTAGTTTCGGTTGTTCCCCTTCCCTTCAGACTCCTGACTCCATGGAAGGGACCCCGCTCCTGGGGAGAGATGCCCAAGCCCAGGCTGAGGAGAAGAGTGCTGGAGCCCGGGATCAGGTGTCAGAGACCCAAGAGACGCTCCCCACGCAAGTGAGATATCTTTGGCTCTCTCATCTGCACCAGTGAAGATGCTTAGTCCTCCCTTTGCTCAGGGAGCCCGCCCCACCCATCAAActccccactccccccaaaaCAAATACTGCATCTCGGTTGACCTAGGTTGATCTCTCCTTCGCGGTTTCCTTTGTTCCCCGCCCACCCCTGCTTCTCAGAGgcactctctccttccctcttccgcCGGACTCCGGAGTTGAGTTGGGACTTCTCCACAGCCCACgtttcccatttcttctccctgTCCTTACTCGGTTTCACCCTCTCCCCCTTCCAGATCTCCATTTCGGACAACTCCAGAGGCACCCTGTCCCCGAGACCCCAGCCTCAGCTCCTGGATGATCCTCACGTGAGTCTTGGGGTCTCCAGGATCCTATCCAATTATTTCTCTAAAAATCCCTCTTCATCTCCACTTCCATAGCTTTCAGCAAAACACTTTGTCGGCGTTTTGTTCTTCCTTGAATATTCGAATATTCATTGGGTACTTTGTTTCGCCTCCCTCCCAACTTCGGGCCATACTTCTCAGTTTACTTGTCTTACCCTGCAACTCGCTCTCCCTCCTAGAAAATAAGCCCGGACTGTGCTATCTACTGGTCCCCATATTCCCCCCCCCTCACTTCGCGTCCCTTACACCCCTTCCCTCACGTCTTCCAAGCATAATATTGCTTGCTTGAATTCAGAGCAACCCTCCCCTTCTCCTAAAATATCCATCCAGCTTTCTGGAGACGGTTCCTGGGCTTCTGGAATGTGTGAGCAAATAAACTGAATCTCCTCTGGGATAATTCCTGAGCCCCCGGAACACACCTCTATGGGGTCTAACGATGGCTTTTCCCTATCTTCCCTCACACAGGAGGTGGAGAAATCCGGCATGCTCAACAAGACAAAGATTGCTGAGGGGGGACGCAAGCTCAGGTGAGCATTGAGGAGCTGGACATGGGGGATGGGAGTTGAAAGATGAGAGCAGCCATGAGACCTTGTTTTGGGTCCCAGATCTCCTTGGCAATCTGGGGAAATCTCTGTATCCTTCTcacaatcatgtttttaaatacttaaaataaaatacataggattatgaaAGAAACTGAATGTTAGTGAAAATATAAATAGGATATTTTTCCATTCAAGTTCATGGACTTTTAAAATCTAGCCATAAGAATAGCCTGATCTAGGAGATAGGGTGTTGATTGGGAGAGTTGTTTCCTTAGGGTGTGATGATCTTTCAAATGCTCCCTACAGGAAGAACTGGGGTTCGTCCTGGGTGGTATTAGCAGGAAATAGCTTGGTGTTCTACAAAGTTCCTCCGGCTTCGATTCCTACTGGATGGGTGAGAGTCCTGTGTGCTGGGGAAAGGGTTGTTGAAGTAGAGGGTCTACACagtgaggaagggaggagagggatggCAAGTGGGAAATACATTTTTCCTCCCTATTTGCCCACTGGATTGGAGAACTGAGAGGCAACGGTAGTGAAAATAGGAAGGAGATCAATGAATAACTATAAAGTGAGTTGGGAGGATCTTGCCATCATTCCACTTTTCTCATGCTCTTAGGTGGTGGGAGGTTGATACCCCAATGAGTTAGGCGCCCTAAAAGGGAGCAATAATgaccttaattttctcttctgatcCCACCTTCTCACAGGGTCCAGCTGGCAGTCGACCAGAGAGCAGTGTGGACTTAAGAGGGGCAGCTCTGGCCCATGGTAAACATCTGTCCAGCCGCCCCAATGTCCTGCATGTGAGTGATACTCCATCCCATCCCTTCCTGATCTTCCGCCTGTTATCTCTTTTCCCAGTATCTTTCCATTTCCAGAATCTAGGCCCCATATCTTTCCTAAATATCTGCCTTGTCCCGAGTCACATTTTCCCACCACTAAACCTTTCCCCTGGACCTGACCCTCAGGTGCGTACTGTCCCTGGACATGAGTTCCTGCTGCAGTCTGATGATGAGACAGAGTTCCGAGCCTGGCATCGGGCACTTCGGGATGTCATCAACCGCCTGGTCAGGGGGCCAAGAGCCCGGGGAGTAGTCAGGGAGGGAAATCCAGGGATAAGGTTGGGCAGAGAAGTTTGGTCTAAGAAGATTCGACAATTGGGTGTTTGGAGGGAGGTGTGAGACTAACTTTGGAGCCAAGGGTCAAATGTGAATATGCAGATTCCAAAAGCCAGGAATCTCTGCCCCAGGGTTGCAGACTAAGGAAAACAGTCTCTCCCTAGCTTTTCACTCCCTCTCCCTAATAATTCCTGTACGCCCTCTTCACCCCAATACCAAGCTCTGGTCTGATTCCAGGAGCGTGAGAACCCTCTGGAACTGCGACTGTCTGGGTCTGGGCCAGCTGAGCTTGGGGAGTTGAGCCAGGGCGAAGAAGATGAGGAACCAGAGCCGAAGCCTCTGCTAGGATATCGAGGAGGAAGCCACAGGATCTCTTGTAAGAAACTGAATTTAGCGGGACAGCCTGAGCCAGGAGGCAGAGCAAGACCCAGAAATCAGGGAACAAGTTGGGCCAGAATCACTGTGACCAACACTCAACTAGAGGAGGAGTACCAGGATGCTCACTAAGGTCTGAGGGCTTTCTCAGCAGCCCTTCCC contains these protein-coding regions:
- the ARHGAP9 gene encoding rho GTPase-activating protein 9 isoform X2 — its product is MSEPPLYCNLVDLRRCSQTPPPGPTRPPLQRLDCWEQHLDFDSGRCFYVHSLTGQASWKPPRRAREKTPDSMEGTPLLGRDAQAQAEEKSAGARDQVSETQETLPTQISISDNSRGTLSPRPQPQLLDDPHEVEKSGMLNKTKIAEGGRKLRKNWGSSWVVLAGNSLVFYKVPPASIPTGWGPAGSRPESSVDLRGAALAHGKHLSSRPNVLHVRTVPGHEFLLQSDDETEFRAWHRALRDVINRLERENPLELRLSGSGPAELGELSQGEEDEEPEPKPLLGYRGGSHRISCRGPEEPNRVRNKLKRLIAKRPPLQSLQERGLLRDQVFGCHLESLCKREGSTVPNFFRLCIDTVDKRGLDVDGIYRVSGNLAIIQKLRFLVDRERAVTSDGRYLFPEQPGQEGRLDLDSAEWDDIHVVTGALKLFLRELPQPLVPPSLLPPLREALALPESSQRLSRVQELIGSMPKPNQDTLRCLLEHLCRVIAHADKNRMTPHNLGIVFGPTLLRPEQETSDPAAHVFYPGQLVQLLLNDFTSLFPNP
- the ARHGAP9 gene encoding rho GTPase-activating protein 9 isoform X1, coding for MFSGKWWPGTRDTLGVGTQGPSRGAHLYILYDFSYMGADGQRVSLAEGDRFLLLRKTNSDWWLVRPLGAPRTTRPLFVPAAYVAEETALIRRASESSTSQFPCTLKPSRFHSSLGELSMPQSFQHKPPSLSWQPPLPARIQRSLSATGLSPGPPQSPSGSLAGQSGSQEDLRSRNGANPKSGPWSPMSEPPLYCNLVDLRRCSQTPPPGPTRPPLQRLDCWEQHLDFDSGRCFYVHSLTGQASWKPPRRAREKTPDSMEGTPLLGRDAQAQAEEKSAGARDQVSETQETLPTQISISDNSRGTLSPRPQPQLLDDPHEVEKSGMLNKTKIAEGGRKLRKNWGSSWVVLAGNSLVFYKVPPASIPTGWGPAGSRPESSVDLRGAALAHGKHLSSRPNVLHVRTVPGHEFLLQSDDETEFRAWHRALRDVINRLERENPLELRLSGSGPAELGELSQGEEDEEPEPKPLLGYRGGSHRISCRGPEEPNRVRNKLKRLIAKRPPLQSLQERGLLRDQVFGCHLESLCKREGSTVPNFFRLCIDTVDKRGLDVDGIYRVSGNLAIIQKLRFLVDRERAVTSDGRYLFPEQPGQEGRLDLDSAEWDDIHVVTGALKLFLRELPQPLVPPSLLPPLREALALPESSQRLSRVQELIGSMPKPNQDTLRCLLEHLCRVIAHADKNRMTPHNLGIVFGPTLLRPEQETSDPAAHVFYPGQLVQLLLNDFTSLFPNP